The nucleotide sequence CCGGCGTGTTCGGGTTCGACCGAAAGTCGCCCTTCGAGGCCGAGGTCGGCGCCCAGGCCGCACCCACCGTAGCGTTCTAGGCTGTTACGTTCAGCGGTACCGCTCCGTTGTCATCGGTCACGGATCGACTGTCGCCTGTCCTGGCGCTGTTTGACCCGTGGCCGGTGACTCTCCTTTCACACCGGCTCGAGGCCGCACGTGTTCGATTTCCTGTCGTTTTTTCGAGGTCCAGCCATCACCACCCTCATGGTCTGTGCGGTGGTGATGCTCTGTATACCGGCCACGGCGACCGCTCAACGTTTCGAGGTGATTGCACCGACGGGTCGTTGGGTGACGGATCAGGGTGAGTTCCTCTCGACCGCCGAGGAGCGCCAGCTCGAACAAAAACTCGCGACGTACGAGGACACGACCTCCACCCAGATCATCGTGGTCACGCTGCCTGACCTGGATGGCGCCGACCCGGGCGAGTACGCCACGGCGCTGGGTCGCGCCTGGGGCGTGGGCCAGAAAGGCCAGAACAACGGCGTGGTGATCCTGGCCTCGCGGGACGATCGTAAGGTATTCATCGCGACAGGATACGGTGTCGAGGGCGCCATCCCGGACGCCGTCGCCGGCCGGATCATCCGCAACATCATCGTCCCCTCCTTTCGAGAAGGGCGGTATTACGACGGCTTTTCACGGGCGGCCGACGCATTGATCCTGGCGGCCGCCGGCGAATTTGAGGCCGTGGTAGAACCCCGTTC is from Rhodothermales bacterium and encodes:
- a CDS encoding TPM domain-containing protein; translation: MFDFLSFFRGPAITTLMVCAVVMLCIPATATAQRFEVIAPTGRWVTDQGEFLSTAEERQLEQKLATYEDTTSTQIIVVTLPDLDGADPGEYATALGRAWGVGQKGQNNGVVILASRDDRKVFIATGYGVEGAIPDAVAGRIIRNIIVPSFREGRYYDGFSRAADALILAAAGEFEAVVEPRSTGPGADFLGIIFWVVILIVILLARSGRGGGGKRYRSRKHGDLPLILWGSILNDALRQGQRG